A part of Synchiropus splendidus isolate RoL2022-P1 chromosome 19, RoL_Sspl_1.0, whole genome shotgun sequence genomic DNA contains:
- the gadd45gip1 gene encoding growth arrest and DNA damage-inducible proteins-interacting protein 1: MAAPVLCRTTASLCRTLIRNSSRKQAIPASLANGLLVQSASYNPKPLKVNIRHPYIPDKDSEDTPEWQKTRRYDRKLFARYGSASGVEPASLWPSHEELDQLIEEENQWHPPLEVMLKNIAAKEREEAQARLAKEKLIAANMAKMPKMVADWRRDKRESKLKQKEEKARRAKLVAEAKERFGTAVDPRSPKFLEMVAEIEKEEKKKKKLMKRRLKEEQAAAEAAVSPPAASS, from the exons ATGGCGGCGCCCGTGCTGTGCAGGACGACAGCGTCACTGTGCAGGACTTTAATTCGCAACTCTTCCAGAAAACAAGCGATTCCCGCGAGCCTTGCCAACGGACTTCTTGTACAGAGCGCATCCTACAACCCGAAACCTTTGAAAGTCAATATCCGCCACCCGTATATCCCGGACAAGGACAGCGAAGACACCCCGGAGTGGCAGAAGACCAGGCGCTATGACAGGAAGCTGTTCGCTCGGTACGGCTCGGCGTCCGGAGTCGAGCCTGCCTCGCTGTGGCCCAGCCACGAAGAACTGGACCAGCTCATCGAAGAGGAGAACCAGTGGCATCCTCCGCTGGAGGTGATGCTGAAGAACATCGCCGCCAAGGAGCGGGAGGAAGCTCAAGCTCGCCTGGCGAA GGAGAAGCTTATCGCCGCCAACATGGCCAAGATGCCCAAGATGGTTGCTGACTGGCGGCGGGACAAGCGCGAGAGcaaactgaagcagaaagaGGAGAAGGCTCGGCGGGCCAAGTTGGTGGCCGAGGCCAAGGAGCGCTTTGGCACGGCCGTGGACCCGCGCAGCCCCAAGTTTCTGGAAATGGTGGCTGAGAttgagaaggaggagaagaagaagaagaaactgatGAAGCGCAGACTGAAAGAAGAgcaggcagcagcagaggcCGCGGTCTCGCCGCCTGCTGCCTCCTCGTAG